In one window of Maribacter sp. BPC-D8 DNA:
- a CDS encoding Imm26 family immunity protein: MDTDIKFGKFEISLPNETSSMFGIFENLTEFLGVEYQSEAVEKLKIALEKVSLKPKPNIDFESDYTQIDSKSADTIFSVAKIINNISLSKYRIDFKEKELDEIYKKLKKWKRPPRQKWKIGDIISVPMSNNSFAFGQVIGTHLTKTSPILVLFDLTKENSETSIEELIESRPLSVNNSYEDEIKNHLFKVLFNCKVLVSPERVPNKKFHGGVNLSTLADVYFGLEPWNIMNNENYYGKYFLPEIGKPENIIWLSDEEKVKYWEDKKNGWQHGV, encoded by the coding sequence ATGGATACAGATATAAAATTCGGAAAATTTGAAATTTCACTACCTAATGAAACTTCATCAATGTTTGGAATTTTTGAAAACCTAACAGAATTTCTTGGTGTGGAATATCAATCAGAAGCGGTTGAAAAACTAAAAATAGCGCTAGAAAAAGTAAGTTTAAAACCTAAACCAAATATTGATTTTGAAAGTGATTACACGCAAATAGATAGTAAAAGTGCTGATACAATTTTTAGTGTAGCAAAAATAATTAACAACATATCTTTATCTAAATATCGTATTGATTTCAAAGAAAAAGAGTTAGATGAAATTTATAAAAAGTTAAAGAAATGGAAACGACCTCCAAGACAAAAATGGAAAATTGGCGATATTATTTCTGTTCCAATGTCTAATAATTCTTTTGCTTTTGGACAAGTAATTGGAACGCATCTAACAAAAACCAGTCCTATATTAGTTTTATTTGACCTAACTAAAGAAAACTCTGAAACTTCTATTGAAGAATTAATAGAATCTCGACCACTATCTGTTAACAATTCTTATGAAGATGAAATTAAAAATCACCTATTTAAAGTTTTATTTAATTGCAAGGTATTAGTTAGTCCTGAAAGGGTTCCAAATAAAAAATTTCACGGTGGTGTAAATTTAAGTACTTTGGCAGACGTTTATTTTGGACTTGAACCTTGGAATATTATGAATAATGAAAATTATTATGGCAAATACTTTTTACCTGAAATTGGAAAGCCTGAAAATATAATTTGGTTGAGTGATGAAGAAAAAGTAAAATATTGGGAAGATAAAAAAAACGGCTGGCAACACGGTGTATAA
- a CDS encoding SMI1/KNR4 family protein, which produces MKDGFFTSLKKLRQEIKPLDNTSVLDVEKKYSIKFPESYINLLRFQNGGYLDYSNYPIELLKIKVPFSDDTLTIRGLCGIRNESRDYDLEENTDLLEEWGLDKTKYVALDNDGHWWVCFDKTQLNQNGEPKIVHIELEYGDSPVITVLADSFQSFISNLQPKEL; this is translated from the coding sequence ATGAAAGACGGCTTCTTTACCTCGTTAAAAAAACTAAGACAAGAAATTAAACCTCTTGACAATACTTCTGTTCTAGATGTTGAAAAAAAGTACAGTATTAAATTTCCAGAATCATATATCAATTTATTACGATTTCAAAATGGTGGTTATTTAGACTATTCTAATTACCCTATTGAATTATTAAAGATTAAAGTACCTTTTTCAGATGATACCTTAACCATAAGAGGGTTATGTGGAATTAGAAATGAATCTAGAGATTACGATCTTGAAGAAAACACAGACCTTTTAGAAGAATGGGGTCTAGATAAAACTAAATACGTTGCATTAGATAACGATGGTCATTGGTGGGTATGTTTTGACAAAACACAACTGAACCAAAATGGAGAACCAAAAATTGTACATATTGAACTTGAATATGGCGACAGCCCTGTTATTACCGTTTTAGCCGACAGTTTCCAAAGTTTTATAAGTAACCTACAACCAAAAGAGTTGTAA
- a CDS encoding M949_RS01915 family surface polysaccharide biosynthesis protein produces the protein MKTFITLLILIASNFSFAQSEENIEKFRALEPNLWLGIWDKENSSESIKIDTLSYDDIPKSMDFKGTVVEALKWTDANGENILIQTVTGYFTWKDYEENSKDYMLQDKAELYAYLYVKSNTEQEYKKKWRVYDYIECYGVDMFIGFVPKATTITDLDNDGISEIAMPYVSMCRGGMDPGIMKIIMFEENTKYALRGSTMIMCGNENAYGGEYEASSNLEQKPSFNNFLKEDWDRNKCEEGKYY, from the coding sequence ATGAAAACCTTTATAACCTTATTAATACTCATAGCTTCTAATTTCTCTTTTGCACAAAGTGAAGAAAACATAGAAAAATTTAGAGCATTAGAACCCAATCTTTGGTTAGGCATTTGGGATAAAGAAAACTCAAGCGAATCAATAAAAATTGACACATTGAGCTATGATGACATTCCGAAATCAATGGATTTTAAAGGTACCGTTGTTGAAGCGCTAAAATGGACAGATGCTAATGGTGAGAATATTTTAATACAAACAGTAACAGGCTACTTTACATGGAAAGACTATGAAGAAAATTCCAAAGATTATATGCTTCAAGATAAAGCTGAATTGTATGCCTATTTATATGTAAAAAGCAATACTGAACAAGAGTACAAGAAGAAATGGAGAGTATATGATTATATAGAATGTTATGGAGTAGATATGTTTATTGGCTTTGTACCAAAAGCAACCACCATTACCGATTTGGACAATGACGGCATTTCTGAAATAGCTATGCCATACGTATCTATGTGCCGTGGCGGAATGGACCCAGGCATTATGAAAATAATCATGTTCGAAGAAAATACGAAATATGCCTTGAGAGGTTCTACAATGATTATGTGCGGTAATGAAAATGCCTATGGCGGCGAATATGAAGCCAGCTCCAATTTAGAACAAAAGCCAAGTTTTAATAATTTTCTAAAAGAAGATTGGGATAGAAATAAATGTGAAGAAGGTAAATACTACTAG
- a CDS encoding DUF6620 family protein — MEINGVTFRDYACASANMAAGMPTEKICEILGIELPVWEDTKNQWNGKMAELSHDDMKFFGEVFMNPKQGKFANAEGGAEGPEVALEKYPKWSDHIKMERHFAIAQDVGIDIDFQKEYGVSITQFSQLGMHWGGRIQKAMQEDPNSGKIQKLLKKQGKLTEKWEAHFNEMYQGQSANLSDDIDF; from the coding sequence ATGGAAATTAACGGAGTTACTTTTAGAGACTATGCCTGTGCATCGGCAAATATGGCAGCAGGTATGCCTACAGAAAAAATTTGTGAAATTCTAGGTATAGAGTTGCCAGTATGGGAAGACACTAAAAACCAATGGAACGGTAAAATGGCAGAATTAAGCCATGACGATATGAAGTTTTTTGGTGAAGTTTTTATGAATCCGAAACAAGGTAAGTTTGCCAATGCTGAAGGCGGTGCAGAAGGTCCGGAAGTAGCTCTGGAAAAATATCCTAAGTGGAGCGACCACATTAAAATGGAAAGACATTTTGCTATTGCGCAAGATGTAGGTATTGATATTGATTTTCAAAAAGAATATGGTGTTTCGATCACCCAATTTTCTCAACTAGGTATGCATTGGGGCGGGCGAATTCAAAAAGCCATGCAAGAAGATCCTAATTCTGGTAAAATTCAAAAACTTTTAAAGAAACAAGGAAAATTAACTGAAAAATGGGAGGCACACTTTAATGAGATGTACCAAGGCCAGAGCGCCAATTTAAGCGATGATATTGATTTTTAA
- a CDS encoding DUF6688 domain-containing protein: MFAIIILFAIPSILLSIDFIRFLITGKRIFNTTINGIIAFISIVVLPFIFISTFDMMPNDCCTDSAVFSPDHRVTIYLIIVLCISTYYVSRFNKTITSPIIETLINAVLLGGIVFNAFIFVQVGESSGIDGNLLGLIGNAPIMVLFIFQLIENQKKVKEYSADYDYEGLSKIEKLAWNILNSNLFIKIPILCVLCLPILIVVCSFLLLFGQKPDSIIRAFTDTYKHGFSQLDYMCDNVQCGGHFLCSVAANGHKELVSPKRFGERRGNRIMCNRQLLISNAFEELMEVNYPKTHSFIRKNYNQVGNVVHKYYSFFNNKFIADIVYVLMKPLEWFFLFTLYIFDQNPENRIAQQYLSLADRKAIEMDRKLNYNNIN; the protein is encoded by the coding sequence ATGTTTGCTATAATTATACTTTTCGCAATACCATCTATTTTACTGTCAATAGATTTTATTAGATTTCTTATAACAGGAAAGAGGATTTTCAATACTACTATAAATGGTATTATAGCCTTTATTTCAATTGTAGTACTTCCGTTTATTTTTATATCAACATTTGATATGATGCCTAATGACTGCTGTACAGATAGCGCAGTTTTCTCACCAGATCATAGGGTAACCATATACCTAATAATTGTATTGTGCATAAGCACATATTATGTATCTCGATTCAATAAAACCATTACAAGTCCTATTATTGAAACATTAATTAACGCAGTCTTACTTGGCGGCATCGTATTTAACGCATTTATTTTTGTTCAAGTAGGTGAAAGTTCTGGTATCGATGGCAACCTATTGGGGCTAATAGGTAACGCTCCTATTATGGTGTTATTTATATTTCAATTAATTGAAAATCAAAAAAAAGTAAAAGAATACAGTGCTGATTACGACTATGAAGGCTTAAGTAAAATAGAGAAATTGGCATGGAACATACTTAACTCAAATCTATTTATAAAAATCCCAATTCTCTGTGTTTTATGTTTACCTATACTAATAGTAGTATGTAGTTTTTTACTGCTTTTTGGTCAAAAACCAGATTCTATTATCAGGGCTTTTACAGACACATATAAACATGGTTTTTCTCAATTAGATTATATGTGCGATAATGTGCAATGCGGCGGGCATTTTTTGTGTTCTGTGGCAGCCAATGGTCATAAAGAGTTAGTAAGTCCTAAAAGATTTGGAGAGAGAAGAGGCAACAGAATTATGTGTAACCGACAGCTTTTAATTTCAAATGCATTTGAAGAGCTTATGGAGGTTAACTATCCTAAAACGCACAGTTTTATTAGAAAAAATTATAACCAGGTAGGTAATGTAGTTCACAAATATTATAGTTTTTTCAATAATAAATTCATAGCAGACATCGTCTATGTTTTAATGAAACCTCTAGAATGGTTCTTTTTATTTACACTTTACATTTTTGACCAAAATCCTGAGAACAGAATTGCACAACAATATTTATCATTAGCAGATAGAAAAGCTATTGAAATGGATAGAAAACTGAACTATAATAATATTAATTAA
- a CDS encoding BspA family leucine-rich repeat surface protein, whose protein sequence is MKIIKLNYLFLLCLLTTVFSYSRHPVLSSDKTPDIKQPVAQVFQPISFTKNNLKSAKILLNRAMLPPSDDFVTTWKTDNPGPSNDNQIKLFVPIPTDGDAPYAYNFNVDWGDGQIDNNVTASITHTYSTAGTYPIRISGEFPWMSFNSPATSTAPFLTDNEKLLQVNQWGTQVWRSMAQSFNECPNLEILATDIPNLSQVKNMSFMFNKSDNITTIPNIENWNTSNVTNMNATFASVTNFNQDIGNWNTSAVENMSYLFYENAEFDYYIGNWNTSEVKDMSYMFGRANDFNQDISFKPATGAWNTSKVENMSYMFFNCHVFNQDIGNWNTSKVANMQRMFLFSFRFNKNIGGWDTSLVSTMESMFSFSDDFNQNLGNWNISSLTNANDMFDFGSLSLANYDQLLIGWNAQPHNNNVPFGASYNTDWCQGDAARTALQSDGWIFDDGDKDCNRPNCTQLTTPADNATDVAITSDLTWTAVANATGYRISIGTTMGGTDIENDTDMLTQISYTPSTNWDENEQYFVTVTPYNLGGGAAEICTETNFTTETIVTRPNCTQLTTPADNATDILINADLTWTAVANATGYRISIGTTMGGTDIENDTDMLTQISYTPSTNWDENEQYFVTVTPYNSAGAAAATCTESDFTTETIITRPNCTQLTNPANNATDVAIISDLTWTAVANATGYRISIGTTMGGTDIENNTDMLTQISYTPSTDWDENEQYFVTVTPYNSAGSAAATCTESDFTTETIVTRPNCTQLTTPADNATDVAITSDLTWTAVANATGYRISIGTTMGGTDIENNTDMLTQISYTPSTNWDENEQYFVTVTPYNSAGSATATCTESDFTTETIVTRPNCTQLTTPADNATDVLITSDLTWTAVANATGYRISIGTTMGGTDIENNTDMLTQISYTPSTNWDENEQYFVTVTPYNSAGAATTTCTETDFTTETIVTRPNCTQLTNPADNATDVAITSDLTWTAIANATGYRISIGTTMGGTDIENDTDMLTQISYTPSTNWDENEQYFVTVTPYNSAGAAAATCTESDFTTQTIITRPNCTQLTNPADNATDVAITSDLTWTAIANATGYRISIGTTMGGTDIENNTDMLTQISYTPSTNWDENEQYFVTVTPYNSAGAATATCTESDFTTETIITRPNCTQLTNPADNATDVLITSDLTWTAIANATGYRISIGTTMGGTDIENNTDMLTQISYTPSTNWDENEQYFVTVTPYNSAGAATATCTESDFTTETIITRPNCTQLTNPADNATDVLITSDLTWTAVANATGYRISIGTTMGGTDIENNTDMLTQISYTPSTNWDENEQYFVKVTPYNSAGAAAATCTETDFTTQTIITSPNCTQLTTPADNATDVLITSDLTWTAIANATGYRISIGTTMGGTDIENNTDMLTQISYTPSTNWDENEQYFVTVTPYNSAGTATATCTESDFTVESKINSDRFNIPKFFTPNNDGINDYWEVLDLDNTIKHIYVFDRYGKLIKQLSPNSQGWDGVSNGQILISSDYWYNITLKSEQQIKGHFTLKR, encoded by the coding sequence ATGAAAATTATAAAACTAAATTACCTTTTTCTACTTTGTTTACTAACTACGGTATTTAGTTATTCTCGACATCCTGTTTTAAGTAGTGATAAAACACCAGATATTAAACAACCGGTAGCACAAGTGTTTCAGCCTATTTCATTTACAAAGAATAATCTGAAATCTGCAAAAATTTTGTTGAACAGAGCTATGCTCCCACCTTCAGATGATTTTGTAACTACTTGGAAAACCGACAACCCAGGACCTTCTAACGATAATCAAATTAAATTATTCGTACCAATTCCTACTGATGGTGATGCCCCTTATGCCTATAATTTTAATGTAGACTGGGGAGACGGTCAAATTGACAATAATGTAACTGCATCAATAACACATACCTACTCAACTGCTGGCACCTACCCTATTCGAATTAGCGGTGAGTTCCCTTGGATGTCTTTTAACTCACCTGCAACATCAACAGCTCCCTTCTTAACCGATAATGAGAAGTTACTACAGGTAAATCAATGGGGTACTCAAGTATGGAGAAGCATGGCTCAGTCATTTAATGAATGTCCTAATTTAGAGATTCTTGCAACAGATATTCCTAATCTTAGTCAAGTAAAAAACATGTCATTCATGTTTAATAAATCCGACAATATCACAACAATTCCCAATATAGAAAATTGGAATACTTCTAATGTAACAAACATGAACGCCACTTTTGCATCAGTTACAAATTTCAATCAAGATATAGGAAATTGGAACACATCAGCTGTTGAAAACATGTCGTATCTGTTTTATGAAAATGCTGAATTTGATTACTACATAGGTAATTGGAATACGTCAGAAGTAAAAGATATGTCATATATGTTTGGCAGAGCTAATGATTTTAATCAAGATATTTCATTTAAACCTGCAACTGGAGCATGGAATACATCGAAAGTAGAAAATATGTCATACATGTTTTTTAATTGCCATGTTTTCAACCAAGATATAGGAAATTGGAATACCTCTAAAGTAGCTAATATGCAACGTATGTTTCTCTTCTCCTTTCGGTTCAATAAGAATATTGGTGGATGGGATACTTCGCTAGTAAGTACGATGGAATCTATGTTTTCTTTTTCTGATGATTTTAATCAAAACCTTGGGAACTGGAATATATCAAGCTTAACGAACGCAAATGATATGTTTGACTTCGGCTCATTGAGCTTAGCAAACTACGATCAATTGTTAATAGGTTGGAATGCACAACCACATAATAACAATGTGCCTTTTGGCGCAAGCTATAACACCGATTGGTGTCAAGGTGACGCAGCTAGAACAGCATTACAATCAGATGGATGGATATTTGACGATGGAGATAAAGACTGTAATAGACCTAATTGTACACAATTAACAACTCCTGCAGATAATGCAACCGATGTAGCAATTACTTCAGATTTAACTTGGACAGCGGTAGCCAACGCAACGGGATATCGCATTTCTATTGGTACGACCATGGGTGGCACCGATATTGAGAACGATACAGATATGTTGACCCAAATAAGTTATACACCTAGCACTAATTGGGATGAGAACGAACAATATTTTGTAACGGTAACTCCATATAACTTAGGTGGTGGAGCTGCTGAGATATGCACAGAAACCAATTTTACAACAGAAACTATTGTCACAAGACCGAACTGTACACAATTAACAACTCCTGCAGATAATGCTACCGATATATTGATTAATGCAGATTTAACTTGGACAGCGGTAGCCAACGCAACAGGATATCGCATTTCTATTGGTACTACCATGGGTGGTACCGATATTGAGAACGATACAGATATGTTGACCCAAATAAGCTATACACCTAGTACTAATTGGGACGAGAACGAACAATATTTTGTAACGGTAACTCCTTACAATTCGGCAGGCGCAGCAGCGGCAACTTGTACGGAATCTGATTTTACAACAGAAACTATTATCACAAGACCCAACTGTACGCAATTAACAAATCCCGCAAATAATGCAACCGATGTAGCAATTATTTCAGATTTAACATGGACAGCAGTAGCCAACGCAACAGGATATCGTATTTCTATTGGTACTACTATGGGTGGTACCGATATTGAGAACAACACAGATATGTTGACCCAAATAAGCTATACCCCTAGTACTGATTGGGACGAGAACGAACAATATTTTGTAACGGTAACTCCTTACAATTCGGCAGGCTCAGCAGCGGCAACTTGTACGGAATCTGATTTTACAACAGAAACTATTGTCACAAGACCGAACTGTACACAATTAACAACTCCTGCAGATAATGCGACCGATGTAGCAATTACTTCAGATTTAACTTGGACAGCAGTAGCCAACGCAACAGGATATCGCATTTCTATTGGTACGACCATGGGTGGTACCGATATTGAGAACAACACAGATATGTTGACCCAAATAAGCTATACACCTAGTACTAATTGGGACGAGAACGAACAATATTTTGTAACGGTAACTCCTTACAATTCAGCAGGCTCAGCAACGGCAACTTGTACGGAATCTGATTTTACAACAGAAACTATTGTCACAAGACCGAACTGTACACAATTAACAACTCCCGCAGATAATGCAACCGATGTATTGATTACTTCAGATTTAACTTGGACAGCGGTAGCCAACGCAACAGGATATCGCATTTCTATTGGTACTACCATGGGTGGTACCGATATTGAGAACAACACAGATATGTTGACCCAAATAAGCTATACACCTAGTACTAATTGGGACGAGAACGAACAATATTTTGTAACGGTAACTCCGTACAATTCAGCAGGTGCAGCAACTACAACTTGTACGGAAACTGATTTTACAACAGAAACTATTGTCACAAGACCCAACTGTACGCAATTAACAAATCCCGCAGATAATGCAACCGATGTAGCAATTACTTCAGATTTAACTTGGACAGCAATAGCCAACGCAACAGGATATCGCATTTCTATTGGTACGACTATGGGTGGTACCGATATTGAGAACGATACAGATATGTTGACCCAAATAAGCTATACACCTAGCACTAATTGGGACGAGAACGAACAATATTTTGTAACGGTAACTCCTTACAATTCGGCAGGCGCAGCAGCGGCTACTTGTACGGAATCTGATTTTACAACACAAACTATTATCACAAGACCCAACTGTACGCAATTAACAAATCCCGCAGATAATGCAACCGATGTAGCAATTACTTCAGATTTAACTTGGACAGCAATAGCCAACGCAACAGGATATCGCATTTCTATTGGTACGACCATGGGTGGTACCGATATTGAGAACAACACAGATATGTTGACCCAAATAAGCTATACACCTAGTACTAATTGGGACGAGAACGAACAATATTTTGTAACGGTAACTCCTTACAATTCAGCAGGCGCAGCAACGGCAACTTGTACGGAATCTGATTTTACAACAGAAACTATTATCACAAGACCCAACTGTACGCAATTAACAAATCCCGCAGATAATGCGACCGACGTATTGATTACTTCAGATTTAACTTGGACAGCAATAGCCAACGCAACAGGATATCGCATTTCTATTGGTACGACCATGGGTGGTACCGATATTGAGAACAACACAGATATGTTGACCCAAATAAGCTATACACCTAGTACTAATTGGGACGAGAACGAACAATATTTTGTAACGGTAACTCCTTACAATTCAGCAGGCGCAGCAACGGCAACTTGTACGGAATCTGATTTTACAACAGAAACTATTATCACAAGACCCAACTGTACGCAATTAACAAATCCCGCAGATAATGCGACCGACGTATTGATTACTTCAGATTTAACTTGGACAGCGGTAGCCAACGCAACAGGATATCGCATTTCTATTGGTACGACCATGGGTGGTACCGATATTGAGAACAACACAGATATGTTGACCCAAATAAGCTATACACCTAGTACTAATTGGGACGAGAACGAACAATACTTTGTAAAGGTAACTCCTTACAATTCGGCAGGCGCAGCAGCGGCAACTTGTACGGAAACTGATTTTACAACACAAACTATTATCACAAGCCCCAACTGTACGCAATTAACAACTCCCGCAGATAATGCAACCGACGTATTGATTACTTCAGATTTAACTTGGACAGCAATAGCCAACGCAACAGGATATCGCATTTCTATTGGTACTACCATGGGTGGTACCGATATTGAGAACAACACAGATATGTTGACCCAAATAAGCTATACACCTAGTACTAATTGGGACGAGAACGAACAATATTTTGTAACGGTAACTCCTTACAATTCGGCAGGCACAGCAACGGCAACTTGTACGGAATCTGATTTTACTGTTGAATCAAAAATCAATAGCGATCGTTTTAATATTCCAAAATTCTTCACACCAAACAATGATGGTATTAATGACTATTGGGAAGTTTTAGATTTAGACAATACGATAAAACACATTTACGTTTTTGATAGGTATGGAAAACTAATAAAACAACTTAGTCCAAACTCTCAAGGTTGGGATGGTGTTTCTAATGGGCAAATACTAATAAGCAGCGATTACTGGTATAATATAACCTTGAAATCTGAACAACAAATCAAAGGTCATTTTACTTTAAAACGGTAG
- a CDS encoding NADase-type glycan-binding domain-containing protein encodes MNSIKTVLFTVLSITHFSVFAQEPPSLEPNIGAEYNFVEKKELWSTCEKLFTDMTVWNNYDEDERNKLTSKCGALGYSEACEDMWSIVCGDDWTDEGYNIQKLDKQIPFCSVSSALSPQKNNNYNHTSISDLSYATAWVEGVKGDGIGEYVEFNFPAQHPRITAIKIANGYIKDKTTWKNNSRVKQLKVCVNNEEFAILNLKDVYAEQLFKIPTIGYEITYRGYNDDGTSWYRYKDANGNSLKSYNKEIESGDTIRFEIMSVYKGDKYDDTAITEIYFDGLDVY; translated from the coding sequence ATGAATTCAATCAAAACAGTTCTCTTTACCGTGTTAAGTATAACACACTTCTCCGTGTTTGCTCAAGAACCTCCTTCTCTTGAACCTAATATAGGAGCTGAATATAATTTTGTAGAAAAGAAAGAATTATGGTCTACATGTGAAAAATTATTTACAGATATGACGGTTTGGAATAATTATGATGAAGACGAAAGAAATAAATTGACAAGCAAATGTGGAGCGTTAGGTTACAGTGAAGCATGTGAAGACATGTGGAGTATTGTTTGTGGTGATGATTGGACGGATGAAGGTTATAACATTCAAAAGCTAGATAAACAAATACCATTTTGTAGCGTTTCCTCTGCTTTAAGTCCACAGAAAAACAACAACTACAATCATACCAGTATAAGCGACTTAAGTTATGCTACTGCCTGGGTAGAAGGTGTAAAAGGAGATGGTATTGGTGAATATGTTGAATTTAATTTTCCAGCGCAACATCCTCGCATTACAGCTATAAAGATTGCAAATGGTTATATCAAAGACAAAACTACTTGGAAAAATAACTCCCGTGTAAAACAATTAAAAGTATGCGTAAACAATGAAGAGTTTGCTATTTTAAATCTAAAAGATGTGTATGCAGAACAGCTTTTTAAGATACCAACAATAGGCTATGAAATAACTTACCGTGGTTACAATGACGATGGTACAAGTTGGTATAGATATAAAGACGCAAATGGTAACAGTCTCAAATCTTATAATAAAGAAATTGAATCAGGGGATACGATTAGGTTTGAGATTATGAGTGTATATAAAGGTGACAAATACGATGACACCGCTATAACAGAAATTTATTTTGATGGCTTAGATGTGTATTAA